The following proteins are encoded in a genomic region of Myxococcota bacterium:
- a CDS encoding NAD(P)-dependent oxidoreductase has product MPHRPLAVLAHLASPDLDAVARDYPNATFTTIPTEGPLPDGVRGEVCLTFAWGSPNMAEVMARGVRWVHTIGTGVDRFPLDAVRGAQLTCSRGASAIPIAEWVLAVMLAFEKRLPESFASAPPKTWNFAELGGLHGRTLGLVGLGGIAEAVATRALAFGMRVQAYRRTDAPSPIAGVEVVRDLGALVAGADHLVIAASATPATRHLIGARELARAKPGLHLVNIARGSLLDQDALRAALDDGRVARASLDVCEPEPLPAGHWLYAHPRVRLSPHISWSAPDALPRLFDSFRRNLAHYLEGEPLEGSVDLERGY; this is encoded by the coding sequence GTGCCGCACCGCCCGCTCGCCGTCCTCGCGCACCTCGCCTCGCCGGACCTCGACGCCGTCGCGCGCGACTACCCGAACGCCACCTTCACGACCATCCCGACCGAGGGCCCGCTGCCGGACGGCGTGCGCGGCGAGGTCTGCCTCACGTTCGCGTGGGGCAGCCCGAACATGGCCGAGGTGATGGCGCGCGGCGTGCGCTGGGTGCACACGATCGGCACCGGCGTCGACCGCTTCCCGCTCGACGCCGTGCGCGGCGCGCAGCTCACGTGCTCGCGCGGCGCGAGCGCGATCCCGATCGCCGAGTGGGTGCTCGCGGTGATGCTCGCCTTCGAGAAGCGGCTGCCCGAGTCGTTCGCGAGCGCGCCGCCGAAGACCTGGAACTTCGCGGAGCTCGGCGGCCTGCACGGGCGCACGCTCGGCCTCGTCGGGCTCGGCGGCATCGCGGAGGCGGTGGCGACGCGCGCGCTCGCGTTCGGGATGCGCGTGCAGGCCTACCGGCGCACGGACGCTCCTTCGCCGATCGCGGGCGTCGAGGTCGTGCGCGACCTCGGCGCGCTCGTCGCCGGCGCCGACCACCTCGTGATCGCGGCCTCGGCGACGCCCGCGACGCGGCACCTGATCGGCGCGCGCGAGCTCGCGCGCGCGAAGCCGGGCCTGCACCTCGTGAACATCGCGCGCGGGTCGCTGCTCGATCAGGACGCGCTGCGCGCGGCGCTCGACGACGGGCGCGTGGCGCGCGCGTCGCTCGACGTGTGCGAGCCCGAGCCGCTGCCGGCCGGCCACTGGCTGTACGCACATCCGCGGGTGCGGCTCTCGCCGCACATCTCGTGGAGCGCGCCGGACGCGCTCCCGCGGCTGTTCGACTCGTTCCGTCGCAACCTCGCGCACTACCTCGAGGGCGAGCCGCTCGAGGGGAGCGTCGATCTCGAGCGCGGCTACTGA
- a CDS encoding thiamine pyrophosphate-dependent enzyme yields MSEGARKRVVPQRPPLLLSQDHDLCAGCGEPLALRALCEAIVDVACADRAIGAVGIGCYTALTSILDVDLVQALHGRAPSVATGAKRMRPDALVFTLQGDGDMVNEGLQEVLHTAARGERVTCVLLDNGVFGETGGHMTATTVLGQRTKNSLDGRDAAYHGHPILVADLVAQLGGTAYAARTSVHDAAGVAQTRRAIRRAFETQREGAGFSFVEVLTMCPTGWFVATPDGPGYLDRVMGAVHVTGELKADGRYVSTAELAARKAEAAGAR; encoded by the coding sequence GTGAGCGAAGGGGCCCGCAAGCGCGTCGTGCCGCAGCGGCCGCCGCTCCTGCTGTCGCAGGATCACGACCTCTGCGCGGGCTGCGGCGAGCCGCTCGCCCTGCGCGCGCTCTGCGAAGCCATCGTCGACGTCGCGTGCGCCGACCGCGCCATCGGCGCCGTCGGGATCGGCTGCTACACGGCGCTCACGTCGATCCTCGACGTCGATCTCGTCCAGGCGCTCCACGGCCGCGCGCCATCGGTCGCGACGGGCGCGAAGCGCATGCGTCCCGACGCGCTCGTCTTCACGCTCCAGGGCGACGGCGACATGGTGAACGAAGGGCTGCAGGAGGTGCTGCACACGGCGGCGCGCGGCGAGCGCGTGACGTGCGTGCTGCTCGACAACGGGGTGTTCGGAGAGACGGGCGGGCACATGACGGCGACGACGGTGCTCGGCCAGCGCACGAAGAACTCGCTCGACGGGCGCGACGCCGCGTACCACGGCCATCCCATCCTCGTCGCCGACCTCGTGGCGCAGCTCGGCGGCACCGCCTACGCCGCCCGCACGTCCGTGCACGACGCGGCCGGCGTCGCGCAGACGCGGCGAGCGATCCGCCGCGCGTTCGAGACGCAGCGCGAGGGGGCGGGCTTCTCGTTCGTCGAGGTGCTCACCATGTGTCCGACCGGCTGGTTCGTCGCGACGCCCGACGGGCCCGGCTACCTCGATCGCGTGATGGGTGCCGTGCACGTCACCGGCGAGCTCAAGGCGGACGGTCGTTATGTGTCGACCGCCGAGCTCGCCGCGCGCAAGGCCGAGGCGGCGGGCGCGCGCTAG
- a CDS encoding 2-oxo acid dehydrogenase subunit E2, whose protein sequence is MPHQVEVRVPDVGEAEQVEVIEVLVAAGDRVAVDDVIVTLESDKATLELPSPRAGVVQSVGVAVGDEVVEGTLLLVLEVEPDEATADAAAAATTEAEEPAGGDAVRAGAAPAPHVPSVTPPTFTPQAPPVPASAARGAASGERPHAGPQVRRMARELGLDLAAASGSGPHGRILEDDVRAAVRTALSGTAARDRAALAAPNVDYAKYGEVEEVELSRIRRVSARNLARSWALVPHVTQHDEADVTELEAFRKARAAELAEEGVRLSPLVFALKATALVLRRFPRMRSSLLEGGERIAVKHYVHVGVAVDTEGGLVVPVVRDVDRKGLRTLAREVAELAERARERKLRPEHFEGAVFSISSLGGIGGTAFTPIVNHPEVGILGLSRLQTKPVWDREAAAFAPRTVLPLSLSYDHRVIDGAEAVRFTTDLARTLAHPANLLL, encoded by the coding sequence GTGCCGCACCAGGTCGAGGTCCGCGTTCCCGACGTCGGCGAGGCCGAGCAGGTCGAGGTGATCGAGGTGCTCGTCGCGGCGGGCGACCGCGTCGCCGTCGACGACGTCATCGTCACGCTCGAGAGCGACAAGGCGACGCTCGAGCTGCCGTCGCCGCGCGCGGGCGTCGTGCAGTCCGTCGGCGTCGCGGTCGGCGACGAGGTCGTCGAGGGCACGCTGCTGCTCGTGCTCGAGGTCGAGCCCGACGAGGCGACGGCGGACGCCGCGGCCGCGGCGACGACGGAGGCCGAGGAGCCGGCCGGCGGCGACGCCGTGCGCGCGGGCGCGGCGCCCGCGCCGCACGTCCCGAGCGTGACGCCGCCGACCTTCACGCCGCAGGCACCGCCCGTGCCGGCGAGCGCGGCCCGCGGTGCGGCGTCCGGCGAGCGTCCGCACGCGGGGCCGCAGGTGCGCCGGATGGCGCGCGAGCTCGGCCTCGACCTCGCGGCGGCGTCGGGCAGCGGCCCGCACGGGCGCATCCTCGAGGACGACGTGCGCGCCGCCGTCCGCACCGCGCTCTCGGGCACGGCCGCTCGCGATCGCGCCGCGCTCGCCGCGCCGAACGTCGACTACGCGAAGTACGGGGAAGTGGAGGAGGTCGAGCTCTCGCGCATCCGGCGCGTCTCGGCGCGCAATCTCGCGCGCTCGTGGGCGCTCGTCCCGCACGTCACGCAGCACGACGAGGCCGACGTCACGGAGCTCGAGGCCTTCCGGAAGGCGCGCGCCGCGGAGCTCGCCGAGGAGGGCGTGCGACTCTCGCCGCTCGTCTTCGCGCTCAAGGCGACGGCGCTCGTGCTGCGGCGCTTCCCGCGCATGCGTTCGTCGCTGCTCGAGGGCGGCGAGCGCATCGCCGTCAAGCACTACGTCCACGTCGGCGTGGCCGTCGACACCGAGGGCGGGCTCGTCGTGCCGGTCGTGCGCGACGTCGATCGCAAGGGGCTGCGGACGCTCGCGCGCGAGGTGGCCGAGCTCGCCGAGCGCGCGCGCGAGCGCAAGCTCCGCCCCGAGCACTTCGAGGGCGCCGTGTTCAGCATCTCGAGCCTGGGCGGCATCGGGGGCACGGCGTTCACGCCGATCGTGAACCACCCGGAGGTCGGCATCCTCGGCCTGTCGCGGCTGCAGACGAAGCCCGTGTGGGATCGCGAGGCCGCCGCGTTCGCGCCGCGCACGGTGCTCCCGCTCTCGCTCTCGTACGACCACCGCGTGATCGACGGCGCCGAGGCGGTGCGGTTCACGACCGATCTCGCGCGCACGCTCGCGCACCCCGCGAACCTGCTGCTCTAG
- a CDS encoding transketolase C-terminal domain-containing protein gives MSAAARPATARLMEGSEAIAEAAIAAGCRFFAGYPMTPFTELLESFAAKLPDAGGVCINAESELEAIGMAWGAAATGARAATGSTGQGLALMQESISELARAELPVVLFNMARGQADYFQATRGGGHGDYRHLVLAPIDSAEAVALTQCAFDKADAWRGPVMVYGDYLLAHTAQAVRIPTPAGPPRPAPDWAVDGSLGGTGRSRNVNPIGMRKGEKGIEPEPFWRRLQAKWDAMAAAEARLEAEHCEDAELVVVAFGSLARFARFAVDELRADGLRVGLARPVTLWPFPAAALDAATQRARRIAVLEQNAGQMIDDVRLAVLGRVPVVPIGGISSDAAGFGLGPLLDPDVVRDRVRRAHAGEEVRT, from the coding sequence ATGAGCGCGGCGGCGCGGCCGGCGACGGCGCGGCTGATGGAGGGCTCGGAGGCGATCGCCGAGGCGGCGATCGCGGCGGGCTGCCGCTTCTTCGCGGGCTATCCGATGACGCCGTTCACGGAGCTGCTCGAGAGCTTCGCGGCGAAGCTCCCCGACGCGGGCGGCGTGTGCATCAACGCCGAGAGCGAGCTCGAGGCGATCGGCATGGCGTGGGGCGCCGCCGCGACGGGGGCGCGCGCGGCGACGGGCTCGACGGGCCAGGGGCTCGCGCTCATGCAGGAGTCGATCTCGGAGCTCGCGCGCGCAGAGCTCCCGGTCGTGCTGTTCAACATGGCGCGCGGCCAGGCGGACTACTTCCAGGCGACGCGCGGCGGCGGACACGGCGACTACCGCCACCTCGTGCTCGCGCCGATCGACAGCGCCGAGGCCGTGGCCCTCACGCAGTGCGCGTTCGACAAGGCCGACGCGTGGCGCGGGCCCGTGATGGTGTACGGCGACTACCTGCTCGCGCACACGGCGCAGGCCGTGCGCATCCCGACGCCGGCGGGCCCGCCGCGACCGGCGCCGGACTGGGCGGTCGACGGCTCGCTCGGCGGCACGGGCCGCTCGCGCAACGTGAACCCGATCGGGATGCGCAAGGGCGAGAAGGGCATCGAGCCGGAGCCGTTCTGGCGCCGCCTCCAGGCGAAGTGGGACGCGATGGCGGCCGCCGAGGCGCGGCTCGAGGCCGAGCACTGCGAGGACGCCGAGCTCGTCGTGGTCGCGTTCGGGTCGCTCGCGCGCTTCGCGCGCTTCGCCGTCGACGAGCTGCGCGCCGACGGCCTGCGCGTCGGGCTCGCGCGGCCGGTGACGCTGTGGCCGTTCCCTGCGGCGGCACTCGACGCGGCCACGCAGCGCGCGCGCCGCATCGCCGTGCTCGAGCAGAACGCGGGGCAGATGATCGACGACGTGCGGCTGGCGGTGCTCGGGCGCGTGCCCGTGGTGCCGATCGGCGGCATCTCGAGCGACGCGGCGGGCTTCGGGCTCGGGCCGCTGCTCGACCCGGACGTCGTGCGCGACCGCGTGCGTCGGGCCCACGCCGGCGAGGAGGTGCGGACGTGA
- a CDS encoding DUF4399 domain-containing protein, with product MIHALRTRPALATALAVSLLACAGSSRADDAPAAVPRTPAPEGARVYIISPSDGATVSSPVLVRFGLSGMGVAPAGVANPNTGHHHLIIDAPTPPAAAPIPNDAQHKHFGGGQTETTVELAPGTHTLQLVLGDALHVPHDPPIVSEVVTIRVE from the coding sequence ATGATCCACGCACTCCGCACCCGGCCCGCGCTCGCGACGGCGCTCGCCGTCTCCCTGCTCGCCTGCGCGGGCTCGTCGCGCGCCGACGACGCGCCGGCCGCGGTTCCGCGCACGCCCGCGCCCGAGGGCGCGCGCGTCTACATCATCTCCCCGAGCGACGGCGCGACCGTCTCGAGCCCCGTGCTCGTGCGGTTCGGGCTGTCGGGGATGGGCGTCGCGCCGGCGGGCGTCGCGAACCCGAACACCGGCCACCACCACCTGATCATCGATGCGCCCACGCCGCCGGCGGCGGCGCCGATCCCGAACGACGCGCAGCACAAGCACTTCGGGGGCGGGCAGACGGAGACGACCGTCGAGCTCGCGCCCGGCACCCACACGCTGCAGCTCGTGCTCGGCGATGCCCTGCACGTTCCGCACGACCCGCCGATCGTCTCCGAGGTGGTGACGATCCGCGTCGAGTGA
- a CDS encoding cupin has protein sequence MSSERTRGDVATKLLFENERVRVWEMRLAPGERSPVHAHALDNLLIQIDGDRIAVEPEPDTTGPYTEYLEADVWPGHVLYVERGGVERAYNCGKRPYFEILVELKDEPASR, from the coding sequence ATGAGCTCCGAACGCACACGCGGCGACGTCGCCACGAAGCTCCTGTTCGAGAACGAGCGCGTCCGCGTCTGGGAGATGCGGCTCGCGCCGGGCGAGCGCTCGCCCGTGCACGCGCACGCGCTCGACAACCTGCTGATCCAGATAGACGGCGACCGCATCGCCGTCGAGCCCGAGCCCGACACGACGGGGCCGTACACCGAGTACCTCGAGGCCGACGTCTGGCCGGGGCACGTCCTCTACGTCGAGCGCGGCGGCGTCGAGCGCGCCTACAACTGCGGGAAGCGCCCGTACTTCGAGATCCTCGTCGAGCTCAAGGACGAGCCCGCTTCCCGCTGA
- a CDS encoding AMP-binding protein: protein MRRVELVVPSLFARNARAVPRRPAASHGERVLSHAELDAAGDRIARALATLGVERGDRVATWCDTRLEVLALFAGLAKRGAVFAPTNARLGAAEMAPVAALARPRALVVDAERVDEAEPVARELGVPLVALGALGDAPASGPRASLLARAAAERAGAFVEAQLCEADPHVVFFTSGSTGAPKGVVLSHRASWLRSFQGVFVDAPETSVCMFPLFHMAAFTLALAAWQTGGEIALASPAPDDLLRAIEHRRATRFYGLPAIWGRLLEHGLERADVSSLRMADTGTSAVPPELVDALAERLPHATLRIYYGSTEAGAGTALAHADARRKPGRVGLPVPGVELALCDDGEIELRSPFLMDGYFENEAATRAALVGGAYRTGDLGALDDEGYLSVVGRKRDVIRTGGETVAPPEVEAVLGAHPDVEEVAVVGIPDAAWGEIVCAVVVARAGRAPTLETLVAFARDRLARFKLPRRLEIVDALPRTPATRQIQRPLVVERILACDAAR, encoded by the coding sequence GTGCGGCGCGTGGAGCTCGTCGTGCCGTCGCTCTTCGCGCGCAATGCGCGCGCCGTCCCGCGCCGGCCCGCGGCGTCGCACGGCGAGCGCGTCCTGTCGCACGCCGAGCTCGACGCCGCGGGCGATCGCATCGCGCGCGCGCTCGCGACGCTCGGTGTCGAGCGCGGCGACCGCGTCGCCACCTGGTGCGACACGCGGCTCGAGGTGCTCGCGCTGTTCGCCGGCCTCGCGAAGCGCGGCGCCGTCTTCGCGCCGACGAACGCGCGGCTCGGCGCGGCGGAGATGGCGCCCGTCGCGGCGCTCGCGCGGCCGCGCGCGCTCGTCGTCGACGCGGAGCGCGTCGACGAGGCCGAGCCCGTCGCGCGCGAGCTCGGCGTGCCGCTCGTCGCGCTCGGTGCGCTGGGCGACGCCCCGGCGAGCGGGCCGCGCGCGAGCCTGCTCGCGCGCGCGGCGGCGGAGCGCGCGGGCGCCTTCGTCGAGGCGCAGCTCTGCGAGGCCGACCCGCACGTCGTCTTCTTCACGAGCGGCAGCACGGGCGCGCCGAAGGGCGTCGTGCTCTCGCACCGCGCGAGCTGGCTGCGCAGCTTCCAGGGCGTCTTCGTCGACGCGCCCGAGACGAGCGTGTGCATGTTCCCGCTGTTCCACATGGCGGCGTTCACGCTCGCGCTCGCGGCGTGGCAGACGGGCGGCGAGATCGCGCTCGCGAGCCCCGCGCCCGACGACCTGCTGCGCGCGATCGAGCACCGCCGCGCGACGCGCTTCTACGGGCTGCCCGCCATCTGGGGCCGTCTGCTCGAGCACGGGCTCGAGCGCGCCGACGTCTCGAGCCTGCGCATGGCGGACACGGGCACGTCGGCCGTGCCGCCCGAGCTCGTCGACGCGCTCGCCGAGCGCCTCCCGCACGCGACGCTGCGCATCTACTACGGCTCGACGGAGGCGGGCGCGGGCACGGCGCTCGCGCACGCCGACGCGCGCCGCAAGCCCGGCCGCGTCGGGCTGCCCGTGCCGGGCGTCGAGCTCGCGCTGTGCGACGACGGCGAGATCGAGCTGCGCAGCCCGTTCCTGATGGACGGCTACTTCGAGAACGAGGCGGCGACGCGCGCGGCGCTCGTCGGCGGCGCCTACCGCACGGGCGATCTCGGCGCGCTCGACGACGAGGGCTACCTGAGCGTCGTCGGCCGCAAGCGCGACGTGATCCGCACCGGCGGCGAGACGGTCGCGCCGCCGGAGGTCGAGGCCGTGCTCGGCGCGCACCCCGACGTCGAGGAGGTCGCCGTCGTCGGCATCCCGGATGCGGCGTGGGGCGAGATCGTCTGCGCCGTGGTCGTCGCGCGCGCGGGGCGCGCACCGACCCTCGAGACGCTCGTCGCGTTTGCGCGCGATCGCCTGGCGCGCTTCAAGCTTCCGCGGCGCCTCGAGATCGTCGACGCGCTGCCGCGCACGCCGGCGACGCGGCAGATCCAGCGGCCGCTCGTCGTCGAGCGCATCCTGGCGTGCGACGCCGCGCGCTGA
- a CDS encoding 2-oxoacid:acceptor oxidoreductase family protein has product MEREVLLTGIGGQGVQLAAQVLARAAVAEGREVTLLGTYGGTMRGGNTDACLVAADAAIRTPPIVARAWAAIAMHDRFFAPTGAKLARGSLAFVERALFAADAIAALEARGVRVVAVDAGEVARGAQAPLAAALALAAAFCAATGFAGLEALVGAMRECVPSYRQQHVEANERALRAGFSLADAGGATGAVGAVGGAAPRAWPVAAGAA; this is encoded by the coding sequence GTGGAACGCGAGGTGCTGCTCACCGGGATCGGCGGACAGGGCGTGCAGCTCGCCGCACAGGTGCTCGCGCGCGCGGCCGTCGCCGAGGGGCGCGAGGTGACGCTGCTCGGGACGTACGGCGGGACGATGCGCGGCGGCAACACCGACGCGTGTCTCGTCGCGGCCGACGCCGCGATCCGCACGCCGCCGATCGTCGCGCGCGCGTGGGCGGCGATCGCGATGCACGACCGCTTCTTCGCGCCGACCGGCGCGAAGCTCGCGCGCGGCTCGCTCGCGTTCGTCGAGCGCGCGCTCTTCGCCGCCGACGCGATCGCGGCGCTCGAGGCGCGCGGCGTGCGCGTCGTGGCGGTCGACGCGGGCGAGGTGGCGCGCGGCGCGCAGGCGCCGCTCGCGGCGGCGCTCGCGCTCGCGGCGGCGTTCTGCGCGGCGACGGGCTTCGCCGGCCTCGAGGCGCTCGTCGGCGCCATGCGCGAGTGCGTGCCGAGCTATCGCCAGCAGCACGTCGAGGCGAACGAGCGCGCGCTGCGCGCGGGCTTCTCGCTCGCCGACGCCGGCGGCGCGACGGGCGCGGTGGGCGCGGTGGGCGGCGCGGCACCGCGCGCGTGGCCCGTCGCCGCGGGGGCGGCCTGA
- a CDS encoding 4Fe-4S dicluster domain-containing protein: MRGDARGTVAIDVERCKGCTLCVPACPPRVLAMSVERNAIGAPYPLLSPGCTGCGACALVCPDFCFEVFRLEARGARPEEGAR, encoded by the coding sequence ATGCGCGGCGATGCGCGCGGCACGGTCGCGATCGACGTCGAGCGCTGCAAGGGCTGCACGCTGTGCGTGCCCGCGTGCCCGCCGCGCGTGCTCGCGATGTCGGTCGAGCGCAACGCGATCGGCGCACCCTATCCGCTGCTCTCCCCGGGCTGCACGGGCTGCGGCGCGTGCGCGCTCGTGTGTCCGGACTTCTGCTTCGAGGTCTTCCGGCTCGAGGCGCGCGGCGCGCGCCCGGAGGAGGGCGCGCGATGA
- the aceE gene encoding pyruvate dehydrogenase (acetyl-transferring), homodimeric type, protein MTRSDSNGDDPVDFEVPDGATVFDQDVDPVETDEWLDALESVIAREGPLRAHYLVERLIRRARRRGVYLPYSANTAYINSIPESQERKSPGDHALEHRIRSIIRWNAMAMVVQANRESSELGGHIASFASAATLYDVGFNHFWRAPSESHGGDLLYIQGHSAPGIYARAYLEGRLSESQLHRFRQEVDPGGISSYPHPRLMPDFWQFPTVSMGLGPLMGIYQARFMKYLTDRGVADTTDRKVWVFCGDGEMDEPESLGAISLAARERLDNLVFVVNCNLQRLDGPVRGNGKIIQELEAVFRGAGWNVIKVIWGSYWDPLLAKDRSGLLRQRMEEAVDGEYQNYKVKGGAYTREHFFGKYPELREMVANLSDDDIWRLNRGGHDPHKIYAAYAEAVAHEGRPTVILAKTVKGYGMGEAGEGQNSTHQQKKMGEDALRKFRDRYHIPISDEELPNAPFYRPADDSPEIRYLHERRRALGGYLPARRVAAAPLEVPGLDAFAQLLEGTGDRPISTTMAAVRALQLLVRDDRIGKQIVPIVPDESRTFGMEGMFRRLGIYSSVGQLYEPVDSDQVSWYREDKHGQILQEGINEAGAFASWIAAGTAYANHGVPMIPFYIYYSMFGFQRIGDLAWAAADSRARGFLLGGTAGRTTLAGEGLQHQDGHSHLLAATIPSCVAYDPAYGYELAVIVQDGLRRMYAEGEDVFYYLTVMNEKYDQPAMPEGAAPGILRGMYRVRSAEAPSGAPRMQLLGAGAILREVLAAADLLEQDFGVAADVWSVTSYGELRRDGVAAARWNRLHPGEERRRSHVERCLAAQPGPVLASSDYMTLVADQIRAFVPGAFHVLGTDGFGRSDTRRKLRQYFEVDRYSTCVAALAALADDGQVDRGRVATAIRKYGVDPEKIDPASV, encoded by the coding sequence ATGACGCGGTCCGACTCGAACGGCGACGATCCCGTGGACTTCGAGGTTCCGGACGGCGCCACCGTGTTCGACCAGGACGTCGACCCCGTCGAGACGGACGAGTGGCTCGACGCGCTCGAGAGCGTGATCGCTCGCGAGGGCCCGCTGCGCGCGCACTACCTCGTCGAGCGGCTCATCCGGCGCGCGCGCCGCCGCGGCGTCTACCTCCCGTACAGCGCGAACACCGCGTACATCAACAGCATCCCCGAATCGCAGGAGCGCAAGAGCCCGGGCGACCACGCGCTCGAGCACCGCATCCGCTCGATCATCCGCTGGAACGCGATGGCGATGGTCGTGCAGGCCAACCGCGAGTCGTCCGAGCTCGGCGGGCACATCGCGAGCTTCGCCTCGGCGGCGACGCTCTACGACGTCGGCTTCAACCACTTCTGGCGCGCGCCGTCCGAGTCGCACGGCGGCGACCTGCTCTACATCCAGGGGCACTCGGCGCCGGGCATCTACGCGCGCGCCTATCTCGAGGGGCGGCTCAGCGAGAGTCAGCTCCACCGCTTCCGGCAGGAGGTCGACCCGGGCGGCATCTCGTCGTATCCGCATCCGCGCCTCATGCCCGACTTCTGGCAGTTCCCGACGGTGTCGATGGGCCTCGGCCCGCTGATGGGCATCTACCAGGCCCGCTTCATGAAGTACCTGACCGACCGCGGCGTGGCCGACACCACGGACCGCAAGGTCTGGGTCTTCTGCGGCGACGGCGAGATGGACGAGCCCGAATCGCTCGGCGCCATCTCGCTCGCGGCGCGCGAGCGCCTCGACAACCTGGTCTTCGTCGTGAACTGCAACCTGCAGCGGCTCGACGGCCCGGTGCGCGGCAACGGCAAGATCATCCAGGAGCTCGAGGCCGTCTTCCGGGGCGCGGGCTGGAACGTCATCAAGGTGATCTGGGGCAGCTACTGGGACCCGCTGCTCGCGAAGGATCGCAGCGGCCTGCTGCGCCAGCGCATGGAGGAGGCCGTCGACGGCGAGTACCAGAACTACAAGGTGAAGGGCGGCGCGTACACGCGCGAGCACTTCTTCGGGAAGTACCCCGAGCTGCGCGAGATGGTCGCCAACCTCTCCGACGACGACATCTGGCGCCTCAACCGCGGCGGCCACGACCCGCACAAGATCTACGCCGCCTACGCGGAGGCCGTCGCGCACGAGGGCCGACCGACGGTGATCCTCGCCAAGACCGTGAAGGGCTACGGGATGGGCGAGGCGGGCGAGGGCCAGAACTCGACCCATCAGCAGAAGAAGATGGGCGAGGACGCGCTGCGCAAGTTCCGCGACCGCTACCACATCCCGATCTCGGACGAGGAGCTGCCGAACGCGCCGTTCTACCGCCCCGCGGACGACAGCCCCGAGATCCGATACCTGCACGAGCGCCGCCGCGCGCTCGGCGGCTACCTCCCGGCGCGCCGCGTCGCGGCCGCGCCGCTCGAGGTGCCGGGCCTCGACGCGTTCGCGCAGCTGCTCGAGGGCACGGGCGACCGTCCGATCTCGACGACCATGGCGGCCGTGCGCGCGCTCCAGCTGCTCGTGCGCGACGATCGGATCGGCAAGCAGATCGTCCCGATCGTGCCCGACGAATCGCGCACGTTCGGCATGGAGGGGATGTTCCGCCGCCTCGGCATCTACTCGTCGGTCGGGCAGCTCTACGAGCCCGTCGACTCCGACCAGGTGAGCTGGTACCGCGAGGACAAGCACGGCCAGATCCTGCAGGAGGGCATCAACGAGGCCGGCGCCTTCGCGTCGTGGATCGCGGCCGGCACGGCCTACGCGAACCACGGCGTGCCGATGATCCCGTTCTACATCTACTACTCGATGTTCGGCTTCCAGCGCATCGGCGACCTCGCGTGGGCGGCGGCCGACTCGCGCGCGCGCGGCTTCCTGCTCGGCGGGACCGCCGGGCGCACGACGCTCGCGGGCGAAGGACTGCAGCACCAGGACGGCCACAGCCACCTGCTCGCGGCGACCATCCCCTCGTGCGTCGCCTACGACCCCGCCTACGGCTACGAGCTCGCCGTCATCGTGCAGGACGGCCTGCGCCGCATGTACGCCGAGGGCGAGGACGTCTTCTACTACCTGACGGTGATGAACGAGAAGTACGACCAGCCGGCGATGCCCGAGGGCGCGGCGCCCGGCATCCTGCGCGGGATGTACCGCGTGCGAAGCGCCGAGGCGCCGTCGGGCGCGCCGCGCATGCAGCTGCTCGGTGCGGGCGCGATCCTGCGCGAGGTGCTCGCCGCGGCGGACCTGCTCGAGCAGGACTTCGGCGTCGCGGCCGACGTGTGGAGCGTGACGAGCTACGGCGAGCTGCGGCGCGACGGCGTCGCCGCCGCGCGCTGGAACCGGCTGCACCCCGGCGAGGAACGCCGCCGCTCGCACGTCGAGCGCTGCCTGGCCGCGCAGCCCGGCCCCGTGCTCGCGAGCAGCGACTACATGACGCTCGTCGCCGACCAGATCCGCGCCTTCGTCCCCGGCGCCTTCCACGTCCTCGGCACCGACGGCTTCGGGCGCAGCGACACGCGCCGCAAGCTGCGCCAGTACTTCGAGGTGGATCGCTATTCGACGTGCGTGGCGGCGCTCGCCGCGCTCGCCGACGACGGCCAGGTCGACCGCGGCCGCGTCGCGACCGCGATCCGGAAGTACGGGGTCGATCCCGAGAAGATCGATCCGGCGAGCGTCTGA